One window of the Misgurnus anguillicaudatus chromosome 8, ASM2758022v2, whole genome shotgun sequence genome contains the following:
- the LOC129450544 gene encoding uncharacterized protein isoform X1 — protein sequence MSSSRLPFEGETDESKDVHGLEVSGCSDRFPELIYVRSWDPSLAADGKFMKVSLRHAVDESSTAGWPLTNTEAGSDERRDVHGLEVSGCSDRFPDLNTIRSWDSLLSTDGRFMNVSLTHYLDNSPKAGWPLTNIEAGTSECRDAHGLDVGGRSDRFPQLINVQSRDSSLSADGKLTQVSSTHTVDESPKAGPSLNNTEGLEASVRGGRVPDLNNIQSRDALPSTSKTRDDSPNVQRGEGRNGAGICGFVIRTWMAAKRYFLSRHKVEPFAPQLQPDTSLFNPRLSVPCASSLEQGPSGTCWLGTTSDARPVINDSVARVWSMPGQTSDADLISGADVRSHSDKSHSDSTYLSYSLSISDYGCGVIGEPAPMLFTLSSDSFPDRSEPSCMATDSSSNESSYKKFTVDQGIKEQALFFSVDECGADQRKDVDRPKLFSLSSDSFSYQSEESGLSTESSSSESLYKTYTAENSTMKESTNLDSDMKGKMK from the exons ATGTCCTCGTCACGTTTACCCTTTGAGGGAGAAACCGATGAGTCGAAAGATGTCCATGGACTGGAAGTTAGCGGTTGTAGTGATCGGTTCCCCGAATTGATTTACGTTCGATCGTGGGATCCATCGCTCGCCGCTGACGGAAAGTTCATGAAGGTGTCTCTGAGGCACGCTGTGGACGAAAGTTCAACAG CTGGTTGGCCCCTCACCAACACCGAGGCTGGCAGTGATGAAAGGAGAGATGTCCATGGACTGGAAGTCAGTGGTTGTAGTGATCGGTTCCCCGACTTGAACACCATTCGATCGTGGGATTCATTGCTCTCCACTGATGGAAGGTTCATGAACGTGTCCCTGACACACTATTTGGACAACAGTCCAAAAG CTGGTTGGCCCCTCACCAACATCGAGGCTGGCACTAGTGAGTGTAGAGATGCCCATGGACTGGACGTCGGCGGGCGCAGTGACCGATTCCCCCAATTGATTAACGTTCAATCGAGGGATTCGTCGCTCTCCGCTGATGGAAAGCTCACGCAGGTGTCTTCAACACACACTGTGGACGAAAGTCCAAAAG CAGGTCCGTCCCTCAACAACACCGAGGGACTGGAAGCTAGTGTTCGAGGTGGCCGTGTCCCTGATCTGAATAACATCCAGTCACGGGATGCGTTGCCCTCCACTAGCAAAACGCGGGATGACAGCCCAAATG TACAACGTGGTGAAGGGAGGAATGGCGCAGGGATCTGCGGGTTCGTAATAAGAACTTGGATGGCTGCAAAGCGCTATTTCCTCAGCCGCCACAAAGTGGAGCCTTTCGCTCCACAACTACAACCGGACACAAGTTTATTTAATCCAAGGCTGTCTGTCCCGTGTGCATCCAGCCTCGAGCAAGGGCCTTCGGGTACCTGCTGGCTCGGCACTACATCCGATGCACGTCCGGTTATAAATGACAGTGTAGCTAGGGTTTGGTCAATGCCAGGCCAAACTTCTGACGCGGATCTCATTTCTGGAGCGGACGTCAGGTCCCATTCGGACAAGTCCCATTCGGACAGCACGTACCTTTCGTACAGCCTGTCCATCTCCGACTATGGCTGCGGAGTTATTGGTGAGCCAGCACCAATGCTGTTTACCCTAAGCAGCGATTCTTTCCCTGATCGGTCAGAACCATCTTGTATGGCAACTGACAGCAGCTCCAATGAAAGCTCTTACAAAAAATTCACTGTTGATCAAGGCATAAAAG AGCAAgcactatttttttctgtcgATGAGTGCGGAGCTGATCAGAGGAAAGATGTTGACAGACCGAAGCTGTTTAGCCTTAGCAGCGATTCTTTCTCATACCAGTCGGAAGAATCTGGTctgtcaactgaaagcagctccAGTGAGAGCTTGTACAAGACATATACTGCTGAAAACAGTACAATGAAAGAATCTACAAATCTGGACAGTGACATGAAAGGTAAGATGAAATGA
- the LOC129450544 gene encoding uncharacterized protein isoform X2 has protein sequence MSSSRLPFEGETDESKDVHGLEVSGCSDRFPELIYVRSWDPSLAADGKFMKVSLRHAVDESSTAGWPLTNTEAGSDERRDVHGLEVSGCSDRFPDLNTIRSWDSLLSTDGRFMNVSLTHYLDNSPKAGWPLTNIEAGTSECRDAHGLDVGGRSDRFPQLINVQSRDSSLSADGKLTQVSSTHTVDESPKGPSLNNTEGLEASVRGGRVPDLNNIQSRDALPSTSKTRDDSPNVQRGEGRNGAGICGFVIRTWMAAKRYFLSRHKVEPFAPQLQPDTSLFNPRLSVPCASSLEQGPSGTCWLGTTSDARPVINDSVARVWSMPGQTSDADLISGADVRSHSDKSHSDSTYLSYSLSISDYGCGVIGEPAPMLFTLSSDSFPDRSEPSCMATDSSSNESSYKKFTVDQGIKEQALFFSVDECGADQRKDVDRPKLFSLSSDSFSYQSEESGLSTESSSSESLYKTYTAENSTMKESTNLDSDMKGKMK, from the exons ATGTCCTCGTCACGTTTACCCTTTGAGGGAGAAACCGATGAGTCGAAAGATGTCCATGGACTGGAAGTTAGCGGTTGTAGTGATCGGTTCCCCGAATTGATTTACGTTCGATCGTGGGATCCATCGCTCGCCGCTGACGGAAAGTTCATGAAGGTGTCTCTGAGGCACGCTGTGGACGAAAGTTCAACAG CTGGTTGGCCCCTCACCAACACCGAGGCTGGCAGTGATGAAAGGAGAGATGTCCATGGACTGGAAGTCAGTGGTTGTAGTGATCGGTTCCCCGACTTGAACACCATTCGATCGTGGGATTCATTGCTCTCCACTGATGGAAGGTTCATGAACGTGTCCCTGACACACTATTTGGACAACAGTCCAAAAG CTGGTTGGCCCCTCACCAACATCGAGGCTGGCACTAGTGAGTGTAGAGATGCCCATGGACTGGACGTCGGCGGGCGCAGTGACCGATTCCCCCAATTGATTAACGTTCAATCGAGGGATTCGTCGCTCTCCGCTGATGGAAAGCTCACGCAGGTGTCTTCAACACACACTGTGGACGAAAGTCCAAAAG GTCCGTCCCTCAACAACACCGAGGGACTGGAAGCTAGTGTTCGAGGTGGCCGTGTCCCTGATCTGAATAACATCCAGTCACGGGATGCGTTGCCCTCCACTAGCAAAACGCGGGATGACAGCCCAAATG TACAACGTGGTGAAGGGAGGAATGGCGCAGGGATCTGCGGGTTCGTAATAAGAACTTGGATGGCTGCAAAGCGCTATTTCCTCAGCCGCCACAAAGTGGAGCCTTTCGCTCCACAACTACAACCGGACACAAGTTTATTTAATCCAAGGCTGTCTGTCCCGTGTGCATCCAGCCTCGAGCAAGGGCCTTCGGGTACCTGCTGGCTCGGCACTACATCCGATGCACGTCCGGTTATAAATGACAGTGTAGCTAGGGTTTGGTCAATGCCAGGCCAAACTTCTGACGCGGATCTCATTTCTGGAGCGGACGTCAGGTCCCATTCGGACAAGTCCCATTCGGACAGCACGTACCTTTCGTACAGCCTGTCCATCTCCGACTATGGCTGCGGAGTTATTGGTGAGCCAGCACCAATGCTGTTTACCCTAAGCAGCGATTCTTTCCCTGATCGGTCAGAACCATCTTGTATGGCAACTGACAGCAGCTCCAATGAAAGCTCTTACAAAAAATTCACTGTTGATCAAGGCATAAAAG AGCAAgcactatttttttctgtcgATGAGTGCGGAGCTGATCAGAGGAAAGATGTTGACAGACCGAAGCTGTTTAGCCTTAGCAGCGATTCTTTCTCATACCAGTCGGAAGAATCTGGTctgtcaactgaaagcagctccAGTGAGAGCTTGTACAAGACATATACTGCTGAAAACAGTACAATGAAAGAATCTACAAATCTGGACAGTGACATGAAAGGTAAGATGAAATGA
- the LOC129431461 gene encoding serine/threonine-protein kinase pim-2, whose translation MEPNMSPSNEALFEPTEGVVESYYKFGELLGEGGFGLVCTGTRISDGKEVAIKIMSRRLNPQTIVIPGHSKPLPVEVALLIKMSQPPISQYAIKMLEWFIDSKDIVIIMEYPQPCSGLDRIVGYRTLSEETAREIMRQAVQAVINCYDHDVFHGDIHTGNFLVNTETLDTKLIDFGCGQLYTDGVYKSHKYIGVQDFIPPEIRKNRKFHAIPANVWCLGMVLYEMVNGHMSYVKSKEVQFVNTSLSEECCSLIRQCLARDPAERPSLQQILQHRWFNPE comes from the exons ATGGAGCCAAACATGAGTCCTTCTAATGAAGCTCTTTTTGAGCCTACAGAGG GAGTTGTGGAGTCTTACTATAAGTTTGGCGAATTGCTGGGAGAAGGAGGATTTGGATTGGTCTGTACTGGTACCCGCATTTCTGATGGCAAAGAG GTTGCCATTAAAATCATGTCCAGGCGGCTGAATCCACAGACCATTGTTATT CCGGGCCATTCCAAACCTCTCCCTGTAGAAGTGGCACTACTGATTAAGATGAGTCAACCTCCCATAAGTCAATATGCCATAAAAATGTTGGAATGGTTCATAGACTCAAAAGACATCGTGATCATTATGGAGTACCCTCAACCCTGCAGTGGCTTGGACCGCATCGTCGGATATCGTACACTGAGTGAAGAAACCGCTCGTGAAATAATGCGTCAAGCAGTACAGGCAGTAATAAACTGCTATGATCACGATGTCTTTCACGGCGACATCCATACAGGCAACTTCCTAGTCAACACAGAGACGTTAGACACCAAGCTGATTGACTTCGGCTGTGGTCAGCTGTATACTGATGGCGTCTACAAAAGTCATAAGTACATAG GGGTACAAGATTTCATTCCACCGGAAATCAGAAAGAACCGAAAGTTTCACGCCATCCCAGCAAACGTCTGGTGTCTAGGAATGGTCCTGTATGAAATGGTTAATGGACACATGTCGTATGTGAAATCCAAAGAAGTCCAGTTTGTGAATACCAGCTTATCTGAAG AATGTTGTAGTCTTATAAGACAGTGTCTAGCACGTGATCCAGCTGAACGACCCTCATTACAGCAGATCTTACAGCACAGATGGTTTAATCCAGAATGA